TCCCAACAACTGCACGAAGCCGCCCACAAACACATGATGCATCAGATTATAATTGACAGCCTTGCGGTAATTTTTGTAATGGGTCGTGATTATGCGTACCAGCGCAAGCACAAGTCCCAACGGCATAAACAAATATCCGGCGCCGATAGTTACAACATCAAAAGTGGTCCGCTCATACTTAGGCAGACTATCAGAGGGCTGCCCTTCCCGGCCCGGCAACAGTCCCCCCAACTCATTCCCTATCCCCATTGCTGTGTATTCCTCCTATTTAAGCGCCGCCAGCTCCAGGTTACGCCGCTGGAGCGTGCCGGCAATACTTTCGGTTAATTCCTCTGTCTCCGTGTCCCAGCGGGCCGGCAGCTCCTTCAGGACAAGCAGCAGAGCCACATGGTCATGCAGCAGAGAGATCTGCTGCCTAATGATGTCTTCCGTTGCGTACAATTCCGGTCTCGATACCGGGTCACTATAGCGGAATTTCTCCTCCAGAGCCTCGATCAGCTCCACCAGCCTGCCCGCCTCAGGATGCTTCCAGGTGCCGGCAATCCCTCTGATCTCATGCAGCTCCTGCATGTGAGTGCGCAGGCTCCGCGAAGCGTCAGCAGCCCTACGCTCCCCGGAGGCGGCATTCCAGCCATATCCCCCTGTAGCCACAAGTACGATGGAAGCTACAATCAGGATCAGCAGCTGCTCTCCTGCATACCAGAGCGGACTTAGCTCCAGAATCCAGTCCAGCAGAATAGCCGAAGCAAGTACCGCAGCAACATAGAGGGCCATAATCACGGTTCCGCTGATGAATACTGGTGAAGTCCGGCCCGCTTCAGGAGCACGGCGCAGCCAGATCATGCAATATATATAAACCACAGTCTCTGCCATACCTACAGCAAGCAGAGTCACTACGAAGCGCAGCAGCGATTCCGAGAATTCAAACGTGAAGAAGGTACCCGCAGTAACTGCCAGAACAGCAACATAAATGCCAGTAACAAGACCCGTATATGACCTCTGCTTCTGCATCCCGCTCACCTGTTAGCCGCTCTGGTACCGCACTCTGGACAGAATTTCTGTCCGGGCTTCAGCTCATGCCCGCAGCCTGCGCACTTCAGAATCAGGCCTTCACCGCAATGCGGACAGAATTTGGCACCAGGGATGACCGCCTTGCCGCAGCTATGGCATACCTCATTCTCAGCCTCCGGCGGGGTTTGCAGACTGCGCCCGCAGCCGGTACAGAAGCGTGCATCTGCCGGATTAAGGGTCCCGCAGCCCGAGCAGGATTTAGAAGCAGCATCCGGCGCCGGCTGGCTGCCCGTACTGCCGTCCAGGGACATGCTCCGGGTCATCCGGGTGGCTATCTCAGCCGCAGGTCCGGCCAGCCCGAAGCCCATGCCGAGCCCCAGCCCGGCATTCATCATGCCCGCGCCTATATTGCCCGGATTGCCTGCCGCCTCCTCCATCGCATCAAAGCTTCGTTCCTGCTGATAGGTGAAGCCGATAATGTCCATCTCTGCTTTTTTGGCCAAGGCTTCCTTGAGACGCTGGGTTGCCGGATCATCATCGGGAATATTGATCGAGTCAATATAGAAGTTGTTAAGTTCAATACCGCTATCCAGGAATGAGGAGGACAAGCGCCCCTGAATATGCTTGGAGATTTCAACCACGTAGGCGTTGATCTCCAGGATGCTGATTTTTTTGTGCACCAGATAAGAAGAAATGAGTTCATTGATATTAGACATCAGCAGGCCGCGGAAATAACTCACCATCGTATCCTGATCGAAGACCGGCAGCGTCCCCACCAGCTTCAGCAGGAATTTGCGGGGATCTTCGATTCTCACTCCGAACTGCCCGAAGGCGCGGACCGCCACCATGAGTTTGTACTTGGGGTCTTGCAGTTGCAGCGGGGCGCTTGTTCCCCACTTGACATTCATAGAGTTCGTCTTGTTCACGAACCAGATCTCTGCGGTAAAAGGGGACTTGCCGCCGAACGGCAGATTCACCACATTCGACAGAATCGGAATATTCGCTGTGCTTAGGGTATGGCGTCCGGCCGTGAAGGAATCCAGCGCCTCTCCGCCCTTGAACAGAATCGCTTCCTGGGATTCATTCACAATCAGCTGTGTCCAGGTACCCAGCTCCTGATTCGGATACTTCCAGGCGAAGACGCCCGGAGGCCCGTCATATTTGACTACTTCAATAATTGCCATCTATCCATCCCTCTTTCTTGACAGGTATGTATGATATACGCAGATTACACCCTTTGGGTTCAACTTAACGTCCCTGACCGCATTCAAAAAAAGGCCGCATCCCCTCTCGGAAGATACAGCCGGTAAACTTGCTTCTCTATTAATAGTAACTGCTATTCTCTACAAATTCAAATTCAAAATCAGCAATCCGCACGATCGTACCTTCTACGGCGCCGCGTCTGCGCAACTCGGCATCCACACCCATGTGACGCAAAGTACGGGCCAGCTTAAGAATAGCATCATGTGTGCTAAGCTGCATCCGCTTAATCATCCGCTCAATGCGCGGACTGTTGACCACATAGGCCTCGTTATCACGGGTAATTGTGAATGAGTTATCCTCTTCTGCTTCCAGCTTATACACCTTGCGCTCTTTGCCAGCCACTTCTTCAACCACCGGAGCCACAGGAATACTGTCAAGAATATCCGTAGCACGGTAGAGCAGTTCCTGAACTCCCTGACGGGTCAGTGATGAGATCGGCATAATCTCAAGGTCCGGACGAAGCTCCGCGATACGCTCACGGAAGGAAACCAGGTTCTCCTCGGAATCAGGCATATCCATCTTATTCGCCGCCACGATCTGCGGACGGTCAATCAGCGCTGCATTGTATTGCTTAAGTTCATCGTTAATGAGCACCCAGTCTTCAAAAGGATCACGGCCTTCCGAGCCGGACATATCCACGACATGAATAATGATACGCGTGCGTTCAACATGGCGCAGGAACTCATGTCCCAGCCCCACTCCTTCACTCGCGCCCTCAATCAGTCCCGGCAGATCCGCCATTACAAAGCTGCGGCCGTCTCCGACAGCAACTACACCCAGATTCGGGGTAATGGTGGTAAAGTGGTACGCTCCGATCTTCGGCTGAGCAGCAGATACAACCGATAGCAGCGTAGATTTCCCTACGCTTGGGAAGCCTACCAGTCCTACATCTGCCATAACCTTGAGCTCCATGACCACGTAACGCTCCTGGCCCTCTTCGCCATTCTCGGCAAGCTCCGGCGCCGTATTGTTCGCTGTTGCAAACCGGGTATTCCCCCGGCCGCCACGGCCGCCACGGGCCACCACAACCTGTTGTCCATGACGGGTTAAATCGGCCAGGATCTCCTGGGTATCATCATCAATCAACACAGTTCCAGGTGGAATACGCACGATCATATGATCGGCGTTGGCCCCGTGCTGGCTCTTGTTGCGCCCCTTAATTCCCTTATCAGCCTTGAAGTGCCGCTGATAACGGAAATCCATCAGGGTCCGTAAGCCTTCATCCACGCGGAAAATCACATCTCCCCCGCGGCCGCCATCTCCGCCGGCAGGACCGCCATCCGGTACATACTTCTCACGGCGAAACGCTACGAGACCATCTCCGCCGTCCCCGCCTTTTACATAAATCTTAGCCTTATCTACGAACATAAATGTTCACCTTCCTTACATCTCCAGCGGTAACCGCAGTTCCACATAGCCCTTGGCAGGCTGAACCTGCTCCGCCTTCATGATTTTTCCTTGTACTATATTA
This genomic interval from Paenibacillus sp. FSL H8-0332 contains the following:
- the obgE gene encoding GTPase ObgE, with product MFVDKAKIYVKGGDGGDGLVAFRREKYVPDGGPAGGDGGRGGDVIFRVDEGLRTLMDFRYQRHFKADKGIKGRNKSQHGANADHMIVRIPPGTVLIDDDTQEILADLTRHGQQVVVARGGRGGRGNTRFATANNTAPELAENGEEGQERYVVMELKVMADVGLVGFPSVGKSTLLSVVSAAQPKIGAYHFTTITPNLGVVAVGDGRSFVMADLPGLIEGASEGVGLGHEFLRHVERTRIIIHVVDMSGSEGRDPFEDWVLINDELKQYNAALIDRPQIVAANKMDMPDSEENLVSFRERIAELRPDLEIMPISSLTRQGVQELLYRATDILDSIPVAPVVEEVAGKERKVYKLEAEEDNSFTITRDNEAYVVNSPRIERMIKRMQLSTHDAILKLARTLRHMGVDAELRRRGAVEGTIVRIADFEFEFVENSSYY
- a CDS encoding SPFH domain-containing protein, which produces MAIIEVVKYDGPPGVFAWKYPNQELGTWTQLIVNESQEAILFKGGEALDSFTAGRHTLSTANIPILSNVVNLPFGGKSPFTAEIWFVNKTNSMNVKWGTSAPLQLQDPKYKLMVAVRAFGQFGVRIEDPRKFLLKLVGTLPVFDQDTMVSYFRGLLMSNINELISSYLVHKKISILEINAYVVEISKHIQGRLSSSFLDSGIELNNFYIDSINIPDDDPATQRLKEALAKKAEMDIIGFTYQQERSFDAMEEAAGNPGNIGAGMMNAGLGLGMGFGLAGPAAEIATRMTRSMSLDGSTGSQPAPDAASKSCSGCGTLNPADARFCTGCGRSLQTPPEAENEVCHSCGKAVIPGAKFCPHCGEGLILKCAGCGHELKPGQKFCPECGTRAANR